One window of the Mycobacterium haemophilum DSM 44634 genome contains the following:
- a CDS encoding TldD/PmbA family protein, producing MITAQHAVNLVLAEAAKSGRADETMVIVTDRVEATLRWAGNSMTTNGVSVNRNVAVISVVHQGDSAFVGTVVSAEVDPLVIPGLVAASQEAARSAPEAGDAAPLLAGTGTPDDWDAAVPGTGAEVFADVAGSLSWGFRGTDRLYGYAHHSVSTTFLASSTGLRRRYTQPTGAIEINAKRGDASAWVGVGSPDFVDVPTDLLLEQLSMRLGWAQRRVELPAGRYETIMPPSTVADMMIYLAWSMAGRGAQEGRTALSAPGGGTRVGERLTELPLTLFSDPFAAGLACMPFVAVGNSSETMSVFDNGMEIGQVDWIRDGVINALAYPRATAAKFNAPVAVAAENLMMTGGSTDLADMIAGTERGLLLTTLWYIREVDPTTLLLTGLTRDGVYLIEDGEVTAAVNNFRFNESPLDLLRRATQAGVSEMTLPREWGDWATRAAMPSLRIPDFHMSSVSQAH from the coding sequence ATGATCACTGCGCAGCATGCCGTCAATCTCGTGCTAGCTGAGGCGGCGAAATCTGGCCGGGCCGACGAGACCATGGTGATAGTCACCGACCGTGTCGAAGCGACCTTGCGCTGGGCGGGCAATTCGATGACCACCAATGGAGTTTCGGTCAATCGAAATGTGGCCGTGATTTCGGTTGTGCACCAAGGTGATAGCGCTTTCGTTGGCACGGTGGTATCGGCTGAAGTGGATCCCCTAGTGATTCCCGGGCTGGTGGCTGCATCCCAAGAGGCGGCTCGCTCGGCGCCCGAGGCCGGCGATGCTGCGCCGCTGCTGGCCGGTACCGGGACACCCGACGATTGGGACGCGGCGGTGCCTGGCACCGGAGCTGAGGTGTTCGCCGATGTCGCCGGCTCACTGAGCTGGGGGTTCCGCGGCACCGACCGGCTGTACGGCTACGCGCACCATAGTGTCTCGACGACGTTTTTGGCGTCGTCCACGGGACTGCGCCGACGCTACACCCAGCCCACCGGGGCAATTGAGATCAACGCCAAACGGGGCGACGCGAGTGCTTGGGTGGGTGTCGGCTCGCCCGATTTCGTGGACGTGCCAACCGATCTGCTGCTCGAGCAGCTGTCGATGAGGTTGGGCTGGGCGCAGCGTAGGGTCGAGCTGCCGGCGGGACGATACGAGACGATCATGCCGCCATCGACGGTGGCCGACATGATGATCTACCTGGCATGGTCGATGGCCGGCCGGGGTGCCCAGGAGGGCCGGACCGCATTGTCGGCGCCCGGCGGCGGGACCCGGGTGGGGGAGCGGCTCACCGAGTTGCCACTGACGTTGTTTTCCGACCCTTTCGCTGCGGGGTTGGCATGCATGCCGTTTGTCGCGGTGGGCAATTCTTCAGAGACGATGTCGGTGTTCGACAACGGGATGGAAATCGGTCAGGTCGACTGGATCCGCGACGGGGTGATCAACGCGCTGGCCTATCCGCGGGCCACGGCTGCCAAGTTCAACGCCCCGGTCGCGGTCGCCGCCGAAAACCTGATGATGACGGGTGGGTCGACCGATCTCGCCGACATGATCGCGGGCACCGAGCGCGGCCTGCTGCTGACTACGCTGTGGTACATCCGCGAGGTCGACCCCACCACGCTGCTGCTCACTGGGCTGACCCGCGACGGCGTGTACCTCATCGAAGACGGCGAGGTGACTGCGGCGGTCAACAACTTCCGGTTCAACGAAAGCCCGCTGGACCTGCTACGACGGGCCACGCAGGCCGGTGTCAGTGAGATGACCCTACCGCGGGAATGGGGGGACTGGGCCACCCGGGCGGCGATGCCTTCGTTACGGATACCCGACTTCCACATGTCGTCGGTGAGCCAGGCGCACTAG
- a CDS encoding TldD/PmbA family protein, producing MTPNRGIDADFVDLPRQELAEAALSAATAAGASYADLRIHRLCTEIIQLRDGELETAMVSREVGLAVRVIVDGTWGFASHAELAPSVAAGTARRAVQVATTLAALNSERVELAPEPVYANASWVSSYRIDPFSIPAADKIAVLEGFSWRLLDADGIDHVSAGLTAVKEQTFYADTFGSSITQQRVRLMPSLEAVTVDAAAGGFDSMRTLAPPTARGWEILVDDGVWNWTDELAQLPSLLAAKVKAPSVTPGPKDLVIDPTNLWLTIHESIGHATEYDRAIGYEAAYAGTSFATPDKLGTMQYGSPVMNVTADRTVEFGLASVGYDDEGVAAQRWDLVRDGVFVGYQLDRVFAPRLGQPRSNGCSYADSPHHVPIQRMANVSLQPGPDEITTADLIARVDDGIYIVGDKSWSIDMQRYNFQFTGQRFFRIRDGRLDGQLRDVAYQATTTDFWNSMEAVGGPSTWRLNGAFNCGKAQPGQVAAVSHGCPSALFRGVNVLNTRTESGR from the coding sequence GTGACACCAAACCGGGGGATCGATGCTGACTTCGTGGACCTGCCGCGCCAGGAGTTGGCCGAAGCCGCGTTGTCGGCGGCTACTGCGGCCGGGGCCAGCTACGCCGACCTGCGCATTCACCGCCTCTGCACCGAGATCATCCAGCTCCGTGACGGCGAGCTGGAGACCGCGATGGTCAGCCGTGAGGTCGGGTTGGCGGTCCGGGTGATCGTGGACGGTACCTGGGGGTTCGCCTCGCACGCCGAGTTGGCGCCTTCCGTGGCAGCCGGCACTGCGCGCCGCGCAGTACAGGTGGCCACCACGCTCGCGGCGCTCAACAGCGAGCGCGTCGAGCTTGCACCCGAGCCGGTCTACGCCAACGCCAGCTGGGTGTCGAGTTACCGGATCGACCCATTCAGCATCCCCGCGGCGGACAAGATTGCCGTGCTCGAGGGGTTCTCCTGGCGGTTGCTGGACGCCGACGGCATTGACCACGTGTCGGCTGGTTTAACGGCGGTCAAGGAGCAGACGTTCTACGCCGACACCTTCGGATCGTCAATCACCCAACAACGGGTGCGGCTAATGCCCTCCTTGGAAGCGGTGACGGTGGACGCCGCGGCGGGCGGTTTCGACTCGATGCGCACCCTGGCGCCGCCGACGGCCCGAGGCTGGGAGATCCTCGTCGATGATGGCGTGTGGAACTGGACCGACGAGCTCGCGCAGCTGCCGTCGCTGCTGGCCGCGAAGGTCAAGGCGCCCAGCGTGACCCCGGGACCTAAGGATCTGGTGATCGACCCGACTAACCTGTGGTTGACCATTCACGAATCCATTGGTCACGCAACCGAATACGATCGCGCTATTGGCTACGAGGCCGCCTACGCTGGCACCTCGTTCGCCACCCCTGACAAACTCGGAACCATGCAATATGGTTCGCCGGTGATGAACGTGACAGCGGACCGGACGGTCGAATTCGGTCTAGCCAGTGTCGGTTACGACGACGAGGGCGTGGCCGCGCAGCGCTGGGACCTGGTGCGTGACGGGGTGTTCGTCGGCTATCAGCTCGACCGGGTCTTTGCCCCGCGGTTGGGGCAGCCGCGCTCCAACGGGTGCTCGTATGCCGATTCGCCGCATCACGTGCCGATTCAGCGGATGGCCAACGTGTCGCTGCAGCCCGGCCCCGACGAGATTACTACTGCTGACCTGATCGCCCGGGTCGACGACGGCATCTACATCGTCGGCGACAAGTCATGGTCGATCGATATGCAGCGCTACAACTTTCAGTTCACGGGGCAGCGGTTCTTCCGTATCCGAGATGGCCGCCTGGATGGTCAGCTGCGTGATGTCGCGTATCAGGCCACCACCACCGACTTCTGGAATTCCATGGAAGCCGTGGGCGGCCCGTCGACCTGGCGGCTTAACGGCGCCTTCAATTGCGGCAAGGCCCAGCCCGGCCAGGTGGCCGCCGTGAGCCACGGCTGTCCGTCGGCGCTATTCAGAGGCGTCAACGTACTCAACACCCGTACCGAGAGCGGCCGATGA
- a CDS encoding carbohydrate ABC transporter permease, translated as MAASPRRSIVLAYALLAPSLVGVAAFLLLPILVVIWLSMFRWDLLGPLHYVGLANWRSVLTDPDFANSLIVTAVFVAIVVPAQTVLGLLTATMLARQLPGTGVFRTLYVLPWICAPLAIAVLWRWIFAPTDGAVATVLGHRIEWLFEPSLALPIVSAVVVWTNIGYVSLSFLAGLLAIPDDIHAAARTDGADAWQRFWRITLPMLRPTMFFVLVTGIVSTAQIFDTVYALTDGGPDGRTDLVAHRIYAEAFGSAAIGRASVMAVLLFVILLGVTVVQHVYFRRRISYELT; from the coding sequence ATGGCTGCGTCGCCCCGCCGATCCATTGTGCTGGCCTACGCCCTGCTGGCCCCCAGCCTGGTCGGTGTGGCCGCCTTCTTACTGCTGCCCATTCTCGTGGTGATCTGGCTGAGCATGTTCCGGTGGGACCTGCTGGGGCCGCTGCACTATGTCGGCCTGGCCAACTGGCGGTCGGTGCTGACCGACCCCGACTTCGCCAACTCACTAATTGTCACGGCCGTCTTCGTGGCGATCGTGGTGCCGGCTCAGACGGTGCTCGGCCTGCTGACCGCGACAATGCTGGCCCGCCAACTTCCGGGCACCGGCGTATTTCGCACGCTATATGTGCTGCCGTGGATCTGCGCCCCGTTGGCAATCGCGGTGTTGTGGCGCTGGATCTTTGCTCCCACCGACGGCGCTGTTGCCACCGTCCTCGGACATCGCATTGAATGGCTCTTCGAGCCCAGCCTTGCGCTGCCGATCGTTTCGGCGGTCGTCGTCTGGACCAACATCGGATATGTCTCGCTGTCGTTCCTCGCCGGCCTACTGGCTATCCCAGACGACATCCACGCGGCCGCGCGCACCGACGGCGCCGATGCCTGGCAGCGGTTCTGGCGCATTACTCTGCCGATGCTGCGGCCGACGATGTTCTTTGTGTTGGTTACCGGAATCGTCAGCACAGCACAGATTTTCGACACCGTCTATGCGCTGACCGATGGCGGTCCGGATGGTCGCACCGACCTGGTGGCGCACCGCATCTATGCCGAAGCGTTCGGCTCCGCGGCCATCGGGCGAGCATCGGTGATGGCGGTGTTACTATTCGTCATCTTGCTCGGCGTCACCGTCGTTCAGCATGTGTACTTCCGGCGGCGGATCAGCTATGAGCTCACCTAG